The genomic region AGCCATTTTTTTTGTCAGTGTGGTTACAAGTACTCTTCCTCCGGATTCAATTGCTTTTCTTACCTCGCCAACGAGATCATCTATCTGGTTCGATGCAGGCCTTACCTCCATCTCGGGGTCCACAAGCCCTGTTGGTCTTACGATCTGCTGTACTATCCTTGCTGAACGCTCAAGCTCGTATTCAGCGGGAGTAGCGGACATGCAGATTTTCTGCCCTGTGGTATCAATGAATTCTTCAAGATAGAGAGGGCGGTTATCCAGGGCCGAAGGAAGTCGAAAACCATTTTGAACCAGCGTTTCCTTCCTTGACCTGTCACCTTTGTACATTGCGGAGAGCTGCGGGATTGTCCTGTGTGATTCATCGATGAAAACAAGCATTCCGCCCTCAGGGAAATAGTCGATAAGACAGGCAGGTCGTTCCCCCTCTTCTCTACCGGAAATGTGTCTGCTGTAATTCTCAACTCCGCTGCAATAGCCTGTTTCCGCTAGAAGCTCTATATCGTACCTGGTTCTCGACTCAAGCCTCTGAGCCTCAAGAAGCTTTCCTTTGCACCTGAAATCGGCCAGTGTCTCCTCCAGTTCCTTCTCTATTCTGCCTATGGCAAGGTTCAGGTCACGTTCTGATGTTACGAAATGCTTCGCGGGAAATATGCTGATCTCCTGAAGATCTTCGAGCACAGCGCCCGTCAGATGATCGATTCGCTGTATACTGTCTATCCTGTTTCCGAAGAACTCTACCCTTGCTGCCATACGGCCATATGCGGGCACAACGTCCACAACGTCACCACGGACCCTGAACCTTCCTCTTGTAAGCGCCACATCGTTTCTGGAATAGCGCATTTCCACCAGCTCCATCAGGAACCGCCCCTGATCAAGTTCCGTTCCTCTTGAGATATTCAGGCTGCCCGAAGCGAAAGTAGAGGGGTTTCCAAGGCCGTAGATGCAGCTGACGGACGCTACTACGATTACATCTTTCCTGGAAAGAAGAGACGTGGTTGTCCGAAGTCTCAACCTGTCCAGTTCCTCGTTGAGGTCGGCATCCTTTTCTATGAACGTATCGGTGGTGGGAATGTAGGCTTCCGGCTGGTAATAATCGTAGTAGCTTACGAAATACTCCACTGCCGCCTCGGGAAAAAAGCCCTTCAGTTCGCTGTAAAGCTGAGCAGCCAGGGTTTTGTTATGACTTACTACCAGAACAGGTTTATCCATTTCCTGGATAATTCCCGCCATTGTAAAGGTTTTTCCTGAACCGGTAACACCAAGAAGGGTCTGCCACTGATCCCCCTCCCGGAGGCCGCGGATCAGTTCTTTTATAGCACCGGGCTGGTCTCCGGATGGCTGAAATTCACTTACAAGGTTGAAAAGCGGCATTTATCCCTTCAGTGCGGACAGTGTAACCTCAAAAGCGGAAGCTGGACGGGATATTCCCCAATCATCAAGAACCGCCGGGTGCAATTCGCCAATCACACCTGAAACACTGCCATTGATGATAACCGAGGCACATCTTCCGGGAATAAACCTGTCATCATCTGTATACTGAAGTGACAGTTCCAGGTTCCTGGCATGGCAGACTGAACCTATGATGGAATGAATATCTCCAAAATCGGCTTTGTTGCCACAGACAAGACAGGTTAGCAACACTTCTGTCCGGCAGTTTCCATTATCCTGGAGTATGAGGACTTCCCCGGTCTCGAAGATTCTATGTGGATACGAAGCATGGGCACTGGTACTTTCCACTTCGAGAAGGCCTGGCAGAAGGGTATTCCTGACCACACCGTATTCAGCTGTCATAGGGTTCGCTATGCTCACCGGGCTGTTCGGCGTTCGCGTCAGTTTCATAACCTTCTCCCTGCTTGTAAGGACAGGTCGCAGAATCTCTTCACATCCAGTCCCGACAAGAAGAAACCTCACAGCATCCGCGAGATCTTCGATGGGAGCACACCTTCCCAGGGTGAACTGTTCCGGAAGGAGAGGTTCGAAGGAGGAAAGCCCCATTGAGATGGCAATATCTTCGATCATATCAACTGCGTGAATACCGTCCCTTCTGTAGGGTGGCAGTATGCCTGTTATCCCGGTCTCGTTTAGCTTCACAGACGCATAATCCATCCGCTGAAGTGCTTCCTGAGCTGTTTCAGGATCTATATTCGTACCAAGGATACTATTTATAGAATCCACGGACGCGGTCATAAGGTCACTGTAAATGAACGGTGACACAACTGTTTTCCCGGGATAGGGTTCAGGATAGTTCACTCTTATTGGCAGGATCTCCGCTCCTCTGTCCTGAAGGTTGCATGCCAGTATGGTTGCCGAGAGCTG from Candidatus Aegiribacteria sp. harbors:
- the pheT gene encoding phenylalanine--tRNA ligase subunit beta, which produces MPKIEVSRQDLFTMACIEDPGDEKLADILSLVKGEIDSSEGDELKIELNDTNRPDLWCVEGIARAIRCSNSGAEKHLAELPEPDMEIIVDTELAKVRPFISAFTACGWAPDERELDALIDVQEKLAASFGRNRKTAAIGFYRLDDIEFPIKYRAVSKETSFIPLGYDQEMTLSGILNETETGRTYAHLLEGAELMPLLQDSNGSILSFPPVLNSSTTGRVSAGDSRLFCEVTGTDWDTVQLSATILACNLQDRGAEILPIRVNYPEPYPGKTVVSPFIYSDLMTASVDSINSILGTNIDPETAQEALQRMDYASVKLNETGITGILPPYRRDGIHAVDMIEDIAISMGLSSFEPLLPEQFTLGRCAPIEDLADAVRFLLVGTGCEEILRPVLTSREKVMKLTRTPNSPVSIANPMTAEYGVVRNTLLPGLLEVESTSAHASYPHRIFETGEVLILQDNGNCRTEVLLTCLVCGNKADFGDIHSIIGSVCHARNLELSLQYTDDDRFIPGRCASVIINGSVSGVIGELHPAVLDDWGISRPASAFEVTLSALKG
- the uvrB gene encoding excinuclease ABC subunit UvrB translates to MPLFNLVSEFQPSGDQPGAIKELIRGLREGDQWQTLLGVTGSGKTFTMAGIIQEMDKPVLVVSHNKTLAAQLYSELKGFFPEAAVEYFVSYYDYYQPEAYIPTTDTFIEKDADLNEELDRLRLRTTTSLLSRKDVIVVASVSCIYGLGNPSTFASGSLNISRGTELDQGRFLMELVEMRYSRNDVALTRGRFRVRGDVVDVVPAYGRMAARVEFFGNRIDSIQRIDHLTGAVLEDLQEISIFPAKHFVTSERDLNLAIGRIEKELEETLADFRCKGKLLEAQRLESRTRYDIELLAETGYCSGVENYSRHISGREEGERPACLIDYFPEGGMLVFIDESHRTIPQLSAMYKGDRSRKETLVQNGFRLPSALDNRPLYLEEFIDTTGQKICMSATPAEYELERSARIVQQIVRPTGLVDPEMEVRPASNQIDDLVGEVRKAIESGGRVLVTTLTKKMAEELTSYFQDLSINSRYIHSEVDALERVSILRELRLAEFDVLIGVNLLREGLDLPEVSMVAILDADKEGFLRSRTSLVQTAGRAARNMAGRVILYADRITDSMKYAISETSRRRAIQLKYNKDNSITPEGIRKSRTEIIRATSIADIFRSSEEDREIIEDIPGTSKEAVLFFERKMLEAAERLDFEAAAKYRDAMRKVEK